In the genome of Atribacterota bacterium, the window CCTTTCTTTACATTTACTCTGATATATAATTATTTATAAAATACCATTATGATTTATTTCATAAAAATTTGATAATATAAAAAATTTTACTTGAAACATTATATGCTTCAGAAAGTTTTAATTTTCTACTTATTAGTCACTTATACTTTTTTTATTCAATTCCTCTCTCTTTACCTGATCTTTCAAAGTTAAGATTTCTTATTATTTCACATTTCAGGTAAAGGAAGCTATCAAAATAATTTAATTTTCTGTGGATTAATTTAGCATTATTTACTTTATTGTATACCCTGAGCCTGAAGAGCTGTAATAGCCACAACATTTACGATGTCTTCAACTGAACAACCTCTAGAAAGATCATTTACCGGTTTTCGCATACCCTGTGAGATAGGGCCTATTGCTTCTGCTTTTGCCAATCTTTCTACTAATTTATAGGCAATGTTGGCAGCTTGTAAATCTGGGAATATTAATACATTTGCTTTCCCAGCAATTGTACTATCTGGGGCTTTTCGCTTGCTTATTTCAGGAATCAAAGCTGCATCTGCTTGCAACTCTCCATCAATTTTCAAATCAGGAGTTTTCTTTTTAACAATTTCAGTTGCTTTTATTACTTTATCTACTAAAGGATGTTTGGCACTCCCTTTAGTAGAAAAAGAAAGCATAGCAATCTTTGGTTCTACCCCTACCAATATTTTTGCGGTATTGGCACTGGCTATAGCTATATCTGCTAATTCTTCAGCATTTGGATCTGGAAATAAGGCACAATCTGCAAATAGTAGCATTCCATTTTCTCCATATTTACAGTCAGGCACAACCATAATAAAGGAGCTGGAAACAATATTTACATTTCTGGAGGTTTTAATAGTTTGCAAAGCGGGTCTAAAAACATCGCCAGTGGCATTAATTGAACCAGCCACTAAGCCATCGGCATCATCCTGGTAGACCATTAGAGCACCATAATACAGGGGGGCTTTCAATAGCTTTTTGGCTTCTTCAATAGTCATTCCTTTATTTTTTCTTAAATCATAATATATTTCAGCATAGGTGTTTAGTTTTTCAGATGATTCTGGATCAATGATTTCAATAGCTTCAGGAAAATCAACATTTAACTCTTGAGCAATATTCTTAATCTTCTGTTCTTTCCCCAAAAAGACTAAATTGGCAAAACCTTCTTGATAGATTGTTTTAGCTGCCTTGATCATTCTAGGTTCTTCTCCTTCTGGCAAAACAATCTTTTTAATTTCTTTCTTAGCCCTCTGTCTTAGTTTCTCTGAAATATTCATAAATATATTCCTCCTATCGAATAATGTTTTATGATTAGCTTAAAAAAAGGCACAAAATACCGTATAATTATAACATATAATTTTTATTTTATCGAGGCAAAATATGTTAGTTTTGGGTATTATTGCGGAATATAATCCTTTCCATAATGGCCATTTATATCACCTGCAAAAATCAAAAGAAATAACTGGAGCTGAATTTTCTGTAGCTGTTATGGGAGGAAACTTTTTACAGCGAGGGGACCCAGCATTATGGAATAAGTGGGTTCGTACTAAAATGGCTCTCTTAGCTGGAATTGACCTGGTTATCGAACTTCCCTTTGCTTTTGCCAGTCAAGATGCTCATGGTTTTGCCCAGGCTGGAGTTAAAATTTTAGATTCATTAGGTGTAGTTGACTATATAACTTTTGGTTGCGAAAATGAAAAGATGGAAATATTTTCCAAATTAGCACAATTAATAATAAAAGATCCCCCATTTTTTAAAAAAATCATAAGTGAAGAGTTAAAAAAAGGAAATAGTTTTCCCCATATTCGAGAGAAAGCAATTGTTTCTTTTTACCAAAAATACGATCAAGAGTCAATGGGAATACCCTTAAATGAAATAAGCACTATCTTAAGGCAATCCAATAATATTTTAGCTTTAGAATATATAATATCATTACAATTATTAAAAAGTACTATAAAAGCATTACCTATTAAAAGAATTGGATCGAATTTTTCCCAGGATAAATTTGAAGGTGAATATTCCAGTGCTACTGCTATAAGAAAGATAATCGATCAATATTATTATAATTCTAATGATGAGCAATTATTGGAAAATTTAAAAGCAACCATGCCTGCTACATCCTATCAGACCATTTTAGATGAATTAAAAGAAGATATAAACCCTATTTTATTATCAAATTTTGAGCAGGCAATATTTTCTAAACTTAGAAGTATTGCCACTGATGACTTAAAAAGAATTAATGGTGTTCAGGAAGGATTAGAAAATAAAATAAAAAAAGCTGCAATTTCAACCCAAAGCATTGAAGAGTTAATTCAAACAGTTAAGTCAAAACGTTATACACGAACTAGAATACAGAGAATAATGATTCATAGTTTATTTAATTTAACTAAAAAAGAGACTCAGAACTTTAACAAGAATGGTCCCCTCTATTGTCGGATTTTAGGGATGACTGATAAAGGAAGAGAAATTCTTAAAAAAGCTAAATTAAAATCAAAATTACCCTTAATACTGAAATTGAAAAAGTTTTATCTTCACAATAAAAGATTGGGTAAGAAAGATATTTTAAACATGTTAAATTATGATATTTTGTCGACCGATCTTTATGTTCTGGCCTATAAAGCAAAGAAACTAAAAATCGGGGGTCGGGATTTTACAAAGAATATAGATTTATTGAATGTATAATAGAATATCATTAAAATTAATAGTAACCATATTTATTTTTTAATTTTGTTGCCACATATGATGGCACTAATTCCTTGATACAACCATTTAAAGAAGCTATTTCTTTGACAATACTTGAGTTTAAATAAGAGAACTTGGTGCTGGTTACCATAAAAACTGTCTCTATTTCAGGAGCCATTTTTTTATTAATAAGAGCAAATTGGGATTCGTATTCAAAATCTGAAATTGCTCTCATACCCCTGAGAATTATATTGGCCTTATTAGAGCGAACACAATCAATTAATAATCCTCGGAATGACTGAACTTCAACATTTTGTAGTTCTGTAATAACATTTAGAATCATGTCCATTTTCTCTTCTGTAGAAAAAAGAGATTCTTTTCTTGAGTTTTCGGCAATTACTACAATAATCTTATCAAATATTTTGGAAGCTCTATAAATTATGTCAAGATGACCATTAGTTATTGGATCGAAACTTCCTGGGTATATAGCCTTTATCATAAATATCTCCTTTTAAAATATTTATTATTTATAATAAAAAAAAGTAACTTTTGATTTACCGTATTTTTTCTCTTTAGTAAAGAGCAATTTTCTAAAATCACTTTTTACTTCTGTATGGAATGGGTGTTGCACAATGATAATACAACCTTCTTTGGCTATATTACTTTGATCAATTATATGCAATGTATTTAAAGCATAATTTCTATTATAAGGAGGGTCTAAGAAAATGATGTCAAATTTTTTTTGTTTAAAATTTAATATATTTATAGCTTGAAGATAATCGATTTGTATAATATTAGAAAAATCATTCTGATAAATTTTACTTAAGTTATTTTTTATTAATATTATTGCTTTTCTATTTTTTTCTACGAAAATAACATTTTTTGCACCTCGGCTTATAGCTTCAATGCCTACTGCACCCGAACCAGCAAACAAGTCTAAAAATTCTGCACCTATAATTTTGGTACCAATTATATCAAATAATGCTTCTCTTATTTTACTGGGAGTTGGTCGTATCTCATTTTCGGGGAATGATTGTAATCGAAATCCCTTATAAATACCACCAATAATTTTCATTTGATGTTTACCGTCTCTATTTTTGTTAAAATAAATAAATCAATATTGTTATTGCAATTAGAACTACTTGATTCAAAAGCCTAATTTATTATACTTGATTATTATAACCATTTTATGATAAAATAAAATTCGTTATTTTTCAAGGAATATACTGGAGGAATTAACAATGGCAAAATGTGATATATGCGGCAAAGGTCCGCAGTTTGGAAAGCAAATTAGTCACTCTCATAGATTGAGCAATAGAAAATGGTCGGCAAATATTCAAAAAGTAAGAGTTAATATTAATAATTCAGTAAAGCGATTAAATGTTTGTACCCAATGTTTAAAATCAGGTAAAGTAAATAAGGTTACTTGATTGCATTTAATCTGTTGATAATTGTTCTTTAACAATTTTACCTCATTATTTTAATATTTACGTAGTTACTATTTTATATCAAGATAAGCAAGGATATTTTATTGTATAAGATTTATTAAGATTATGATACTGTAGAATATCCTTATTTTAAATAAAGAACAATATATATTTTATTGCCTCTTCAGTTCCAGTAAGAATTCTGCCTTACAAGATATTATTTTATAATATAAATAATTATATCTAATGTATCTCTCTGATTGGATATTTTTTATTATTAATCTCAAAAGATTAATTATTATGATTTAACTCTCTAATTTTTTTTATTATTTTTTCTGTAACATAATCAGGAGTAGAAGTTCCTGAAGTAATACCAATTTTCCCCTTATCCCTAAGATAATTTATATTAAGTTGTTTCTCATCTTCAATATGATAAGTTTCTACTCCAACTGCTTTGCTTAAATAGGCTAATCTTTGGGTATTTGCACTATTTAATCCGCCGATAACTATCATTAAATCAACTATTTTAGCTAAATCCCGTGTTGCTTGTTGTCTCAATCTGGTAGCTTTGCATATAGTGTTAAAAATCCTTAATTCTTCCGTATAATTAAACATTATTTTAATAATTTTATGAAGTTGTTTTAAGTCTTTGGTGGTTTGAGAGAGCAATCCAATTTTTTTAGAAAATTCAAAACTTTTACACTTTATATCATTAATAGATTGAACTACATAAGCTTTGTGATCTATATAACTTAGTAAACTTCTAATTTCAGGATGATTAATATCTCCTAAAATAATAATCTGATACCCTTCTCTTTGCAAGGAATTAGCTATTTGATGTAATTTTTTAACATAAGGGCAGATTGTATCTATTAATATTATATTATTTCTTTTTGCATAATCTTCTTCTCTTTTTACAATACCATGAGCTCTGATGATAAGATATTTATTTGAAGGAACTTGAGATATTTCTTGAATGATATTAATGCCTCTTATTCTAAACTCTCTTATGACCTGAGGATTATGAATAATTTCTCCTAACATATACAGATCATTTGCTGGAAGATGGGTTATAGCATTTTCAGCCCTTTTTATTGCTCTTCTGACTCCAAAACAAAATCCAATATCTTTTGCTTTTATTATTTCCATTTATTGTTTTATCCTATCATTTTTAATAATTCTTAACATTTCTTCAACCACTTCATTAACATTCTTGTTTGTTGTATCAATAAGAATAGCATCTTCAGGCCTAGTTAAGGGTGCCGTTTTTCTTTTACTATCAATATAATCACGACAGGTAATTTCTTTTTTAACATCCTGAAAAGTAATCTGGTACCCTTTTTCATGAAGTTCTTTATACCTCCTCATCGTTCTGGTTTGTTCATCAGCAGTAAGATAAAATTTTAGATCTGCATAAGGTATAATCACTGTACCGATGTCTCTTCCTTCCATAACCACTGAACCATCCTGAGCAAACATTCGTTGAAGTGGGATTAATTTTTCACGAACCAAAGAATGTCTAGCAACAAAAGATACTTTTTTATTTATTTCAGGGCTGTGTATTTTTGCTGTAATTAGCTTAATATGTGAAATAAGGTCAAGATAACTGTATTCTTGAGTATATTTC includes:
- the rsmD gene encoding 16S rRNA (guanine(966)-N(2))-methyltransferase RsmD, producing MYFNKNRDGKHQMKIIGGIYKGFRLQSFPENEIRPTPSKIREALFDIIGTKIIGAEFLDLFAGSGAVGIEAISRGAKNVIFVEKNRKAIILIKNNLSKIYQNDFSNIIQIDYLQAINILNFKQKKFDIIFLDPPYNRNYALNTLHIIDQSNIAKEGCIIIVQHPFHTEVKSDFRKLLFTKEKKYGKSKVTFFYYK
- the pta gene encoding phosphate acetyltransferase, coding for MNISEKLRQRAKKEIKKIVLPEGEEPRMIKAAKTIYQEGFANLVFLGKEQKIKNIAQELNVDFPEAIEIIDPESSEKLNTYAEIYYDLRKNKGMTIEEAKKLLKAPLYYGALMVYQDDADGLVAGSINATGDVFRPALQTIKTSRNVNIVSSSFIMVVPDCKYGENGMLLFADCALFPDPNAEELADIAIASANTAKILVGVEPKIAMLSFSTKGSAKHPLVDKVIKATEIVKKKTPDLKIDGELQADAALIPEISKRKAPDSTIAGKANVLIFPDLQAANIAYKLVERLAKAEAIGPISQGMRKPVNDLSRGCSVEDIVNVVAITALQAQGIQ
- a CDS encoding nucleotidyltransferase; translated protein: MLVLGIIAEYNPFHNGHLYHLQKSKEITGAEFSVAVMGGNFLQRGDPALWNKWVRTKMALLAGIDLVIELPFAFASQDAHGFAQAGVKILDSLGVVDYITFGCENEKMEIFSKLAQLIIKDPPFFKKIISEELKKGNSFPHIREKAIVSFYQKYDQESMGIPLNEISTILRQSNNILALEYIISLQLLKSTIKALPIKRIGSNFSQDKFEGEYSSATAIRKIIDQYYYNSNDEQLLENLKATMPATSYQTILDELKEDINPILLSNFEQAIFSKLRSIATDDLKRINGVQEGLENKIKKAAISTQSIEELIQTVKSKRYTRTRIQRIMIHSLFNLTKKETQNFNKNGPLYCRILGMTDKGREILKKAKLKSKLPLILKLKKFYLHNKRLGKKDILNMLNYDILSTDLYVLAYKAKKLKIGGRDFTKNIDLLNV
- the ispH gene encoding 4-hydroxy-3-methylbut-2-enyl diphosphate reductase → MEIIKAKDIGFCFGVRRAIKRAENAITHLPANDLYMLGEIIHNPQVIREFRIRGINIIQEISQVPSNKYLIIRAHGIVKREEDYAKRNNIILIDTICPYVKKLHQIANSLQREGYQIIILGDINHPEIRSLLSYIDHKAYVVQSINDIKCKSFEFSKKIGLLSQTTKDLKQLHKIIKIMFNYTEELRIFNTICKATRLRQQATRDLAKIVDLMIVIGGLNSANTQRLAYLSKAVGVETYHIEDEKQLNINYLRDKGKIGITSGTSTPDYVTEKIIKKIRELNHNN
- the cmk gene encoding (d)CMP kinase, producing the protein MYKKNIGLIITIDGPAGAGKSTVAKELAHKLDFVYINTGDLYRYITYYALYKRLDVNNAQAMNKLSKEIVRKYTQEYSYLDLISHIKLITAKIHSPEINKKVSFVARHSLVREKLIPLQRMFAQDGSVVMEGRDIGTVIIPYADLKFYLTADEQTRTMRRYKELHEKGYQITFQDVKKEITCRDYIDSKRKTAPLTRPEDAILIDTTNKNVNEVVEEMLRIIKNDRIKQ
- the coaD gene encoding pantetheine-phosphate adenylyltransferase encodes the protein MIKAIYPGSFDPITNGHLDIIYRASKIFDKIIVVIAENSRKESLFSTEEKMDMILNVITELQNVEVQSFRGLLIDCVRSNKANIILRGMRAISDFEYESQFALINKKMAPEIETVFMVTSTKFSYLNSSIVKEIASLNGCIKELVPSYVATKLKNKYGYY
- the rpmB gene encoding 50S ribosomal protein L28; protein product: MAKCDICGKGPQFGKQISHSHRLSNRKWSANIQKVRVNINNSVKRLNVCTQCLKSGKVNKVT